In a genomic window of Mageeibacillus indolicus UPII9-5:
- a CDS encoding cysteine-rich KTR domain-containing protein, protein MCPVCGNKTRLKIREDTELKKFPLYCPKCRQENLIEIKQFKVTVITEPDAKTQSR, encoded by the coding sequence TTGTGTCCTGTATGTGGAAATAAAACACGATTAAAGATAAGGGAAGATACTGAATTAAAAAAATTCCCCCTCTATTGTCCGAAATGCAGACAAGAAAATTTAATTGAAATAAAGCAGTTCAAAGTAACTGTGATTACAGAGCCAGACGCAAAGACGCAGAGCCGATAA
- a CDS encoding helix-turn-helix transcriptional regulator — MRKKEDKYDFRAFGLAIKEARLKRGLTREQVGALIEIDPRYLTNIENKGQHPSIQVLYDLVSLLHVSVDEFFLPANNLVKSTRRLQIEKYMDSFTDKELSLMESLASGINEARNIED; from the coding sequence ATGCGTAAAAAAGAAGATAAATATGATTTTAGAGCCTTTGGTTTAGCCATTAAAGAAGCTCGATTGAAACGAGGTTTAACTCGTGAACAAGTGGGAGCATTGATTGAAATTGACCCACGGTACTTAACTAATATTGAAAATAAAGGGCAACACCCCAGCATACAAGTTCTTTATGACCTTGTATCGTTACTTCATGTTTCCGTTGATGAATTTTTCTTACCTGCTAATAACTTGGTAAAAAGCACCCGACGATTACAGATAGAGAAATACATGGATAGCTTTACAGACAAAGAACTATCCTTAATGGAATCTTTAGCCAGCGGTATCAACGAAGCAAGAAACATCGAAGACTAA
- a CDS encoding sigma-70 family RNA polymerase sigma factor gives MKPSSFQTTIENQFDYICKRAMEDERKNYMLYLSRIAKREVSFSDVGDYLVSQFATTDNYSTDFQIFTLNGLSVGVENDLLSEALRELPDKKREILLLFYFMDMSDSEIADLLKLNRSTVYRHRTSGLALIKKFMEEFEE, from the coding sequence ATGAAACCATCTTCTTTTCAGACCACAATAGAAAATCAGTTTGACTATATCTGTAAACGTGCTATGGAAGACGAGCGAAAGAATTATATGCTTTATCTTTCAAGGATTGCAAAGCGTGAGGTGTCCTTTTCGGATGTTGGCGATTATCTTGTTAGCCAGTTTGCGACAACAGATAACTATTCAACTGACTTTCAGATTTTTACACTCAATGGGTTATCAGTAGGCGTTGAAAATGATTTGTTGAGTGAAGCATTACGTGAGTTGCCAGACAAGAAACGTGAAATTCTACTGCTGTTTTACTTTATGGACATGAGCGATTCAGAAATTGCAGACCTGTTGAAATTGAACCGTTCTACTGTCTATCGGCATAGAACCAGTGGACTAGCCTTAATTAAAAAGTTTATGGAGGAATTTGAAGAATGA
- a CDS encoding helix-turn-helix domain-containing protein has product MKTQYPMIPFPLIVKATDGDTEAINQILHHYRGYITKRSLRLMKDEYGNQSMVVDEVLRGRMETRLITKILSFEIK; this is encoded by the coding sequence ATGAAAACACAATATCCTATGATTCCCTTTCCTCTCATTGTAAAGGCAACAGATGGCGATACCGAAGCGATTAACCAGATTCTACATCATTACAGAGGGTACATAACGAAGCGTTCCCTACGACTTATGAAAGATGAATATGGCAATCAAAGTATGGTCGTTGATGAAGTCTTACGTGGAAGAATGGAAACCAGACTGATTACAAAGATTTTGTCATTTGAAATTAAGTAA
- a CDS encoding excisionase, with product MKQTDIPIWERYTLTIEEASKYFRIGENKLRRLAEENKNANWLIMNGNRIQIKRKQFEKIIDTLDAI from the coding sequence ATGAAGCAGACTGACATTCCTATTTGGGAACGTTATACCCTAACCATTGAAGAAGCGTCAAAATATTTTCGTATTGGCGAAAACAAGCTACGACGCTTGGCAGAGGAAAATAAAAATGCAAATTGGCTGATTATGAATGGCAATCGTATTCAGATTAAACGAAAACAATTTGAAAAAATTATAGATACATTGGACGCAATCTAG
- a CDS encoding relaxase/mobilization nuclease domain-containing protein, with product MAITKIHPIKSTLNLAIDYIVNGDKTDEQLLVSTHKCHESTAHTQFLRTRNNAGTKGTVLARHLIQSFLPGETSPELAHQIGMELCKKILKDEYEFVLSTHVDKGHIHNHIIFNNVNMVTGRCYQSNKKSYHQIRYQSDKLCKENNLSVIDEFYESYKKKYKINGKSWYENEQAKHGTSWKSRLQFDIDRMIKQSKDWDEFLNKMADLGYEIKYGKHIAFKPKDKARFTRAKTIGEDYTEERLKDRIAEREFIKTPAVKKRIGNVIDMNTNAKVKESKGYEYWATKHNLHTMTESVIYIREHGIKSVKQLDEYIQTAADERQNIQEKIKAIDKEMQKLSTTMEQVHTVKKYRACYKEYTANPSDKAFFEEYKAQITLYENALSELKKSYSKLPNSKDILAELDKLQEKKNTLMQKYSSSKSTMDELYKIRKNYGIYMGKEMER from the coding sequence ATGGCTATTACAAAAATACATCCAATAAAATCGACTCTTAATCTTGCTATCGACTACATTGTAAACGGAGATAAAACAGACGAGCAGCTTTTAGTAAGCACTCATAAATGCCACGAATCAACTGCTCACACTCAGTTTTTAAGGACACGAAATAACGCAGGAACAAAAGGAACCGTTCTTGCAAGACATCTCATTCAATCATTTTTACCGGGAGAAACAAGTCCTGAATTGGCTCACCAGATTGGTATGGAGCTGTGTAAAAAGATACTCAAAGATGAGTACGAATTTGTCTTATCTACTCACGTAGATAAGGGGCATATCCACAATCACATCATCTTCAATAATGTAAATATGGTAACAGGTAGGTGCTACCAGTCTAACAAGAAAAGCTACCACCAAATCCGTTATCAGAGCGATAAGTTATGCAAAGAAAATAACCTATCTGTCATTGACGAGTTTTACGAAAGCTATAAGAAAAAATATAAGATTAACGGTAAATCTTGGTATGAAAACGAACAGGCAAAGCATGGCACTTCTTGGAAAAGCAGGCTTCAATTTGACATTGACAGAATGATAAAACAGTCAAAGGACTGGGACGAATTTTTAAATAAGATGGCTGATCTTGGCTATGAAATCAAATACGGTAAGCACATTGCTTTTAAGCCAAAAGATAAGGCGAGATTTACAAGGGCTAAAACAATCGGGGAAGATTACACCGAAGAAAGATTAAAAGACCGCATTGCGGAAAGAGAGTTCATAAAGACTCCTGCCGTCAAAAAACGCATCGGCAATGTTATTGACATGAACACCAATGCAAAGGTAAAGGAAAGCAAAGGCTACGAATATTGGGCAACCAAACATAACCTTCATACAATGACTGAGTCTGTTATTTATATCAGAGAACATGGCATTAAATCCGTTAAACAGCTTGATGAGTATATCCAAACAGCAGCCGATGAAAGGCAAAATATACAAGAGAAAATCAAGGCTATTGATAAGGAAATGCAGAAGCTTTCCACCACTATGGAGCAAGTTCATACCGTTAAAAAATACAGGGCGTGCTACAAGGAATATACTGCTAATCCGTCTGACAAGGCATTTTTTGAAGAGTACAAAGCTCAGATTACCCTATATGAAAATGCTCTCTCAGAGCTTAAAAAATCCTATTCCAAGCTCCCAAATTCAAAGGATATTTTAGCTGAGCTTGATAAATTACAAGAAAAGAAGAATACCCTTATGCAGAAGTATTCTTCCTCAAAATCGACTATGGACGAGCTTTACAAGATACGAAAAAATTATGGAATTTATATGGGTAAGGAGATGGAGAGATAG
- a CDS encoding plasmid mobilization protein, producing the protein MANRIRNERLEIKLTEEEKALFEEKKRLAKCRNMSHFIRKCVLEKEIYQVDLEPFRDLQGLLSNATNNINQISKRVNSTGVIYKEDISDIKKEIEHFSKELWQIHSLLLKRTSETEGE; encoded by the coding sequence ATGGCAAATAGAATAAGAAACGAAAGACTTGAAATTAAACTAACTGAAGAAGAAAAGGCTCTTTTTGAAGAGAAAAAAAGACTTGCGAAGTGTAGAAACATGAGCCATTTCATCCGCAAATGCGTTTTGGAAAAGGAAATTTATCAAGTGGATTTAGAGCCTTTCAGAGATTTACAAGGCTTACTTTCTAATGCAACAAACAACATTAATCAGATTTCAAAGCGAGTAAATTCGACAGGTGTAATCTACAAAGAGGACATCAGTGATATAAAAAAAGAGATTGAACATTTCTCAAAAGAGCTGTGGCAAATTCATTCACTACTTCTGAAAAGAACATCTGAAACGGAAGGTGAATAA
- a CDS encoding helix-turn-helix domain-containing protein yields the protein MELNRKSIIENAYNGYIFSEKKNVDNAKVYRFRNETGTGEMRCYDLLEGIQLSYNNLNMETTHQKITPKEGILQIDHCLEGCYEFKLENNERAFIRKGDLSVLELGKVPFENSCIPMKKYVGLSLFIDMSIAQKSISKYFPYGNIDLFEMRDKVCKNGAALIIRSRHEINHIIGELYRVDERIQLPYSIIKTIELLLFLSLVESKDTHKLPSFSEPVYEATQECYKALMENPFDRYSISELAKKYAISESSLKRCFAYITGNSIGSFIKKTCLEAAAELLIHKSSMSIGEIADLAVYLNQGKFSSAFKKHFGEPPPEIGTIRAYLRWWLSKEGIIAPQLNWGILSFLFGAIKWAPEKNSLTLASCPTKHDCYYVEKSKGIFEYVEIFSFCSAKHKRKKMIFQ from the coding sequence ATGGAGTTAAATAGAAAGAGTATTATCGAAAACGCCTACAATGGGTATATTTTTTCGGAGAAGAAAAATGTTGATAATGCGAAAGTTTATCGTTTTAGAAACGAAACGGGTACAGGAGAAATGCGTTGTTATGATTTGCTTGAAGGAATTCAATTATCTTATAACAACTTAAATATGGAAACAACACATCAAAAAATAACACCTAAAGAAGGAATCTTACAAATTGATCATTGCCTTGAAGGGTGCTATGAATTTAAGCTGGAAAATAATGAACGCGCATTTATTAGGAAAGGAGATTTAAGTGTTTTAGAACTTGGGAAAGTACCGTTTGAAAACTCTTGTATTCCCATGAAAAAATATGTTGGGCTTTCTCTTTTTATTGATATGAGTATAGCACAAAAGTCCATTTCAAAATATTTTCCATATGGAAATATAGATTTGTTTGAAATGCGGGATAAGGTGTGCAAAAATGGGGCGGCGTTAATTATCCGCTCTCGTCATGAAATCAATCATATTATTGGTGAATTATATAGGGTTGATGAGAGGATACAGCTTCCATATTCAATAATTAAAACAATAGAACTATTACTATTTCTGAGTTTAGTTGAAAGTAAAGACACACATAAACTTCCATCCTTTTCTGAGCCTGTGTACGAAGCAACTCAAGAATGCTACAAAGCTCTTATGGAAAATCCTTTTGACAGATATTCTATTTCTGAACTGGCAAAAAAATATGCAATTTCTGAATCAAGTCTTAAAAGATGTTTTGCTTATATAACCGGAAATTCAATAGGCAGTTTCATTAAAAAAACTTGTCTTGAAGCGGCAGCAGAGTTACTAATTCATAAGTCAAGTATGTCTATCGGAGAAATAGCGGATTTAGCAGTATACTTAAATCAAGGCAAGTTTTCTTCAGCTTTTAAAAAACATTTTGGAGAGCCACCACCGGAGATAGGCACTATAAGGGCCTATCTCCGGTGGTGGCTCTCTAAAGAGGGCATTATTGCCCCCCAGTTGAACTGGGGGATTTTATCATTCCTATTCGGTGCCATAAAATGGGCGCCAGAGAAAAATTCCCTGACGCTCGCTTCTTGCCCAACTAAACATGATTGCTATTATGTAGAAAAAAGCAAGGGGATTTTCGAATATGTCGAAATATTTTCCTTCTGCTCTGCTAAGCACAAGAGAAAGAAGATGATATTTCAATAG